In Desulforhopalus sp., a single window of DNA contains:
- a CDS encoding ABC transporter substrate-binding protein → MAHFFRSGKSLVTLPVVVFVVLLLFRPVSSAVQPTLTMVATYSGKEAIFTEFHKKTGILIEFLDMSPGEVLARAEASGGSPLADLWFGGGADSFVKAGEKGLLEEYRSPEAEAIPAQYKDPQGNWTGVSLIMAGLLINTEVLTEKKLPVPRLWADIVKPEYRDAVLAADPAISGTTYTVAASLLQKLGEEEGWKYLEALGGNVQFFTKSSSDPQKQVIAGQMAVSIVPLSKDLLTMKTKPQVQAVFPKDGVPWTPAGLAIFKNARNPEAAKAFVDWALSVEGQRIIQSKDPRVMVRPEVAVPTEMDGFVLEDLIQTDIIKTGTDRQRILATWTQRVSSRP, encoded by the coding sequence ATGGCGCATTTTTTCCGGTCCGGCAAGTCCCTGGTGACTTTGCCGGTAGTCGTTTTTGTTGTTCTCCTGCTTTTCAGGCCGGTGTCTTCCGCCGTCCAGCCAACCCTCACCATGGTAGCAACCTATAGCGGCAAAGAGGCAATCTTTACCGAATTTCATAAAAAGACCGGGATTCTTATCGAGTTCCTCGATATGTCGCCCGGCGAGGTGCTTGCCAGGGCCGAGGCGAGTGGCGGAAGTCCCCTTGCTGATCTGTGGTTTGGCGGTGGGGCGGACAGTTTCGTCAAGGCTGGTGAAAAGGGCCTGCTTGAGGAATACCGTTCACCTGAGGCGGAGGCCATTCCCGCCCAATATAAGGACCCGCAGGGCAATTGGACCGGAGTGTCTCTGATCATGGCCGGGCTGTTGATCAACACCGAGGTACTGACCGAAAAGAAATTGCCGGTACCACGGCTGTGGGCCGATATCGTCAAACCGGAATACCGGGATGCCGTACTGGCTGCCGATCCGGCTATTTCCGGGACCACCTATACCGTTGCCGCCAGCCTGCTTCAGAAACTCGGGGAAGAGGAGGGGTGGAAATACCTTGAGGCCCTGGGCGGCAATGTCCAGTTTTTCACGAAAAGCAGCAGCGATCCGCAAAAGCAGGTCATTGCCGGGCAGATGGCGGTGTCGATCGTGCCCCTGTCGAAGGACCTGCTCACCATGAAGACCAAACCGCAGGTTCAGGCGGTCTTTCCCAAAGACGGGGTGCCCTGGACGCCGGCCGGCCTGGCAATCTTTAAAAACGCCAGAAATCCTGAAGCTGCCAAGGCTTTTGTCGATTGGGCATTGAGTGTTGAAGGGCAGCGTATAATCCAGAGTAAGGATCCGCGGGTCATGGTTCGTCCGGAGGTCGCTGTTCCCACGGAAATGGACGGCTTTGTCCTGGAGGATCTTATCCAGACGGATATCATCAAAACCGGCACGGACCGGCAGCGCATCCTCGCCACCTGGACGCAGCGCGTTTCCAGCAGGCCCTGA
- a CDS encoding zinc ribbon domain-containing protein — translation MSEKIVFTRNYSDLCTNQGFQFEFYCDKCGSGHRTRFKPSKLGMVTGALEAIGGLFGGVFGQAANLGEKARSATWETAHDDAFAEAMEELKPDFTQCPRCSSWVCKKSCWNTAKGLCKNCAPDLGVEMSAAQASRTVQEIWAHSQMAEEDRAMLKEESWREGVRASCPSCKAPLPKKVRFCPECGANINVETACKKCGGKLAADAKFCGECGEKVG, via the coding sequence ATGAGCGAAAAGATTGTATTCACCAGAAACTATTCAGATTTATGCACAAACCAGGGTTTCCAGTTCGAATTCTACTGCGATAAATGCGGTTCCGGTCACAGGACCCGATTCAAACCATCGAAACTCGGTATGGTCACCGGGGCCCTTGAGGCCATCGGCGGTTTATTCGGCGGGGTCTTTGGCCAGGCTGCCAATCTCGGCGAAAAGGCCCGTTCAGCGACCTGGGAAACCGCCCACGACGACGCCTTTGCCGAGGCCATGGAGGAATTGAAGCCGGACTTCACCCAATGCCCACGCTGCAGCTCCTGGGTCTGCAAGAAAAGCTGCTGGAATACCGCCAAGGGCCTCTGTAAAAACTGCGCACCCGACCTCGGGGTGGAGATGAGCGCCGCCCAGGCGAGCCGAACGGTGCAGGAGATCTGGGCGCACTCGCAGATGGCCGAAGAAGACCGGGCAATGCTGAAGGAGGAATCCTGGCGCGAGGGCGTTCGGGCAAGCTGCCCGTCCTGCAAGGCGCCGTTGCCGAAAAAGGTGCGCTTCTGCCCAGAATGCGGGGCAAACATCAATGTAGAAACCGCGTGCAAAAAATGCGGCGGCAAACTGGCGGCAGATGCTAAATTCTGCGGTGAGTGCGGCGAGAAGGTCGGCTGA
- a CDS encoding mechanosensitive ion channel: protein MASITGKDKSWFLALLLWLFFSAVQAAPAWCAEAEGQPLNFDKTQAKIKELSRQIKGGRLSPQQLESAQQLTSQFTKAATVCIDTATEQISRLEQETASLGPSAAHEAAEIVKERKSLAKQKQALQITLSECRLLTTLTTRLDNELADQNKQLQTANFFSRTENFLGRFATTLPTSDTFADQVKTYTLERSGFQDLTPPMLLILTLLVIGGTIAGLKIFRLLQHLTGIYCGRQDLPPTLPLRGSFSLPMATATLMAGGYLLYLTWDSQPPVYGPWLFVSVGLYFLARFLFHLRCLLVAAKSTDQPVSLPVRRFAALAGLASLLFFTTRIDLGDFGALVTLRGLGQSLIICAICCLGWWFLWPIKLPAHLNHFDKSRLAAITLTSLLVIGVELSGYRNLSFFILNGLLGTVVLATLLRLLLFAIDEIIGGCFSGKYRWQQGLRQKLGLHRGDRFAGTTWIRLIFKLLAWAVGLLLFLKLWGLPEAQEKVLHGYLVDGFTIGGLLIAPARIVFGVFIFACGWTAVSWLKMQMEKRWLRHAGFSQSAQETLVTMTGYCGFALALIIGLSSAGFSFSSLAFIAGALSVGIGFGMQNIVNNFVSGLIILFERPVKRGDWISIGKTEGYVQKISVRSTLIQTFDRSDVIVPNSELISNQVTNMMLNDNFGRLIVPVGVAYGSDTELVRTLLLEIAANNEQVVNDGSAPKPVVLFLAFGDNALSFELRCHLVNIDKRLAVKSAINYEIDRAFRKHNISMPFPQRDLYIKEFPFPDKKI, encoded by the coding sequence TTGGCATCTATAACTGGAAAAGACAAATCGTGGTTTCTCGCCCTCCTCCTCTGGCTGTTCTTCAGTGCAGTCCAGGCGGCACCCGCCTGGTGTGCCGAGGCGGAGGGCCAACCGCTCAACTTCGATAAGACCCAGGCCAAGATCAAGGAACTCTCCCGGCAGATAAAGGGCGGCCGGCTGTCGCCGCAACAGCTGGAAAGTGCTCAACAGCTGACCAGCCAATTCACCAAGGCAGCCACCGTCTGTATTGACACGGCCACCGAACAGATCAGCCGCCTGGAACAGGAAACCGCGTCGCTCGGCCCCTCCGCCGCGCACGAAGCCGCAGAAATCGTCAAGGAACGCAAGAGCCTCGCCAAACAAAAACAGGCCCTGCAGATCACCCTGTCGGAATGCCGACTGCTGACCACCCTGACAACCCGCCTCGACAACGAACTGGCCGATCAGAACAAGCAACTGCAGACCGCCAACTTTTTTTCAAGAACGGAGAATTTTCTCGGCAGGTTCGCCACGACCCTGCCGACATCGGATACATTTGCCGACCAGGTCAAGACCTACACCCTTGAACGCTCCGGATTCCAGGATCTGACCCCGCCGATGCTGCTCATCCTCACCCTTCTTGTCATTGGTGGGACAATTGCCGGTCTGAAGATTTTCCGGCTGCTGCAACACTTGACCGGTATCTATTGTGGCCGCCAAGACCTGCCGCCGACTCTTCCCCTGCGGGGCAGTTTCAGTTTGCCGATGGCCACGGCCACGCTCATGGCCGGCGGCTATCTCCTCTATCTTACCTGGGACTCCCAACCGCCGGTCTATGGCCCGTGGCTGTTTGTCTCCGTCGGCCTCTACTTTCTGGCGCGGTTCCTGTTTCATCTGCGCTGCCTGCTGGTGGCGGCAAAATCCACCGACCAGCCGGTCAGCCTGCCGGTTCGCCGTTTTGCCGCCCTGGCTGGTCTTGCAAGCCTGCTGTTTTTCACGACCCGCATCGATCTCGGTGATTTTGGCGCCCTGGTGACGCTTCGTGGCCTTGGCCAATCGCTGATCATTTGCGCCATCTGCTGCCTTGGCTGGTGGTTTCTGTGGCCGATCAAGCTGCCCGCACACCTGAACCACTTCGACAAATCGCGACTGGCAGCAATCACCCTCACCTCCCTCCTGGTGATCGGCGTCGAACTCTCAGGCTACCGAAATCTCTCCTTTTTCATCCTTAACGGTCTCCTCGGAACAGTGGTTCTGGCTACACTGTTGCGCCTTTTGCTCTTTGCCATCGACGAGATCATCGGCGGCTGTTTTTCCGGCAAATATCGCTGGCAGCAAGGTCTGCGGCAGAAGCTCGGCCTGCACCGGGGGGACAGGTTTGCCGGCACAACCTGGATACGCCTTATTTTCAAGCTGCTCGCCTGGGCGGTCGGCCTCCTGCTCTTTCTCAAGCTCTGGGGGCTGCCGGAAGCCCAGGAGAAGGTGCTGCACGGCTATCTGGTGGACGGCTTTACCATCGGCGGATTGCTCATCGCCCCGGCCCGCATTGTCTTTGGGGTCTTCATCTTCGCCTGCGGCTGGACGGCAGTTTCCTGGTTGAAGATGCAGATGGAGAAACGGTGGCTGCGGCACGCCGGTTTTTCGCAGAGTGCCCAGGAAACGCTGGTGACCATGACCGGCTATTGCGGTTTTGCCCTGGCCCTGATCATCGGACTTTCCAGCGCCGGTTTCAGCTTTTCCAGCCTTGCCTTCATCGCCGGGGCACTGTCGGTCGGCATCGGTTTCGGTATGCAGAATATCGTCAACAACTTCGTATCCGGCCTCATTATCCTCTTTGAGCGCCCGGTGAAACGGGGCGACTGGATCAGCATCGGCAAGACCGAGGGCTACGTCCAGAAGATCAGTGTCCGGTCGACCTTGATCCAGACCTTCGACCGTTCCGACGTCATTGTCCCCAACTCGGAACTGATCTCCAACCAGGTCACCAATATGATGCTCAACGACAACTTCGGCCGGCTTATTGTGCCGGTCGGCGTTGCCTACGGCAGCGATACCGAACTGGTTCGCACCCTGCTTCTGGAGATTGCCGCCAACAATGAACAGGTAGTCAATGACGGCTCGGCCCCGAAACCGGTGGTGCTGTTTCTGGCCTTTGGCGACAATGCCTTGAGCTTTGAACTGCGCTGCCATCTGGTCAATATCGACAAACGGCTGGCCGTGAAAAGCGCCATTAATTACGAGATCGATCGCGCCTTCCGCAAGCACAATATCTCCATGCCCTTCCCACAGCGTGATCTGTATATTAAGGAATTTCCGTTCCCGGACAAAAAAATTTGA
- a CDS encoding cache domain-containing protein — protein sequence MRSIKTTFFRNMMLITLASVGLLFVLWMHSEYTAFVEDANHARKAFEESQKEMLKEEVTTVADYINYTKNLTESVLRKTVRDRVVEASSVASHLLEVYGNSKSPAEVQLLIKDALRQLRFNDGRGYYFIFNLNGIEELFADRPELEGQNMLTLQGAKGEFVVRDMINLVRESGEGFYSYTWTKPGEAGNTYQKTAYVKSFPAYDWVIGTGEYVEDVRDDIQKQVLERLITLKFGREGYFFGSTGNGLPLFTNGKITVGERSIADLTDSQGVKIFAEYKKATANPGGDFIRYSWQKLDSPTPSPKISFVTSIPGWQWIIGAGVYLDTVEEEIAKKKDLLFDRFLKKTLISFSLLFVLILLVYFWVRRLTGTIQNGIDAFSRFCIKAATENILIDPGMLKFQEFIDIARSTNMMLEGQRQATEELVKSEEKYRTLFENMVHGVFCQLSGGALVDVNQSALNMLGRSREEFLGTRFDNPSWKVVREDGSLLAVEEYPSVVALQTGKPVINFVAGVFNQVKDSWVWLNINAIPQFKPGEDKPFQVFVTLHDITLRKAMERALRQSEEQFRTLTDLAPVGVYLASSEGYCQYVNPRWCEMTGLTADEAKGEGWLQGLHPDDVGRVLSSWREMVAGRTTWDTEYRLRNGDGKVVWVQGLAAPQRDEQGRIVRYIGINVDITRRKEDEDQRLKLEAQLQQAQRLEAIGTLAGGIAHDFNNILGAILGYAEMARDDSPPDSSVARDLSEILSAGARAKDLIKQILAFSRQVNTERRSVRPAVIVHEAVRLLRPSLPSTIEIKQEIDEAAGPVLADPTQLHQILVNLCTNAFHAMEETGGILHISLKNSELRREDLGREPHVRPGVFAHLSVSDTGTGIAPELVARIFEPYFTTKEVGKGTGMGLAIVHGIVRSYEGFVSCSSLVGKGTTVHVYLPVIAPGAMAAEEGEELVLAGRERILIVDDEKILAEMGKNMLERLGYEVTVETNSLEAIATFFKDPDQFDLILTDQTMPGMTGLDLAMHILTIRPDLPVILCTGYSTLVTEEKAKAAGIKGFAMKPLAKRDIARLIRKVLDEGKR from the coding sequence ATGCGGAGCATCAAGACCACATTTTTCCGTAATATGATGCTGATAACCTTAGCATCAGTGGGATTGTTGTTTGTGCTGTGGATGCACAGCGAATATACCGCCTTTGTTGAGGACGCGAACCATGCCCGGAAGGCCTTTGAAGAATCCCAGAAGGAGATGTTGAAGGAAGAGGTGACGACGGTTGCCGATTATATAAATTATACCAAAAACCTGACAGAAAGCGTGTTGCGGAAGACGGTCAGGGACCGGGTCGTCGAGGCGAGCAGTGTCGCCTCCCATCTCCTTGAGGTATACGGCAACTCGAAGTCACCGGCAGAGGTGCAACTGCTGATCAAAGACGCCCTCAGACAACTACGCTTCAACGACGGCCGAGGCTATTACTTCATCTTCAATCTGAACGGTATCGAGGAGCTTTTTGCCGATCGCCCCGAGCTGGAAGGGCAGAATATGTTGACCCTCCAGGGGGCTAAGGGTGAGTTCGTCGTCCGGGACATGATCAACCTGGTCCGGGAAAGCGGCGAGGGCTTCTACAGCTATACCTGGACCAAACCCGGCGAGGCGGGAAATACCTATCAAAAGACGGCGTACGTCAAATCCTTTCCCGCCTATGATTGGGTCATCGGCACCGGTGAATATGTCGAAGATGTTCGGGACGATATTCAAAAACAGGTGCTGGAACGCTTGATCACCCTGAAGTTCGGCCGGGAGGGGTACTTTTTCGGCAGCACCGGCAATGGCCTGCCCCTGTTTACCAACGGCAAGATTACCGTCGGTGAACGCAGCATAGCCGATCTTACTGATTCACAAGGCGTCAAGATATTTGCGGAATATAAAAAAGCAACCGCCAATCCCGGTGGAGATTTCATCAGATATTCATGGCAGAAGCTTGATAGCCCCACGCCATCACCAAAAATTTCCTTTGTCACCAGTATTCCCGGTTGGCAATGGATTATCGGTGCCGGTGTCTATCTCGACACCGTCGAAGAGGAGATCGCCAAAAAGAAAGATCTCCTTTTTGATCGTTTCCTGAAGAAGACCCTGATCAGCTTTTCCCTGTTGTTTGTCCTCATTCTGCTTGTTTATTTTTGGGTCAGAAGACTTACCGGGACCATCCAGAATGGCATAGATGCCTTCAGCCGTTTCTGTATCAAGGCGGCCACCGAGAACATCCTCATCGATCCCGGAATGCTGAAGTTTCAGGAGTTTATTGACATCGCTCGGTCAACCAACATGATGCTGGAAGGGCAGCGCCAGGCCACTGAGGAACTGGTGAAGAGTGAGGAAAAGTATCGAACCCTGTTTGAGAATATGGTTCATGGGGTGTTTTGTCAGCTTTCCGGCGGGGCCTTGGTGGATGTCAATCAGTCCGCCCTGAATATGCTCGGGAGGTCGCGGGAGGAGTTTTTAGGGACGCGTTTTGACAATCCGTCATGGAAGGTGGTCCGCGAGGATGGATCTCTTCTCGCGGTGGAAGAGTATCCCTCCGTGGTGGCATTACAAACGGGAAAACCGGTGATAAATTTTGTTGCCGGGGTTTTCAATCAGGTCAAGGATAGCTGGGTCTGGTTGAATATCAACGCCATTCCCCAGTTCAAACCCGGTGAAGACAAACCGTTTCAGGTCTTTGTCACCCTGCATGACATCACCCTGCGCAAGGCCATGGAGCGAGCCCTGCGGCAAAGCGAAGAGCAGTTTCGCACCCTCACCGACCTGGCGCCGGTTGGAGTCTATCTGGCCAGCTCAGAGGGCTATTGTCAATACGTCAACCCGCGCTGGTGCGAGATGACCGGTCTTACTGCCGATGAGGCGAAGGGCGAGGGCTGGCTGCAGGGCCTGCACCCCGACGATGTTGGGCGGGTTTTGTCGTCCTGGCGGGAGATGGTTGCCGGCCGTACCACTTGGGACACTGAGTACCGTCTGCGCAACGGTGACGGCAAGGTTGTCTGGGTGCAGGGCCTGGCGGCACCGCAGCGCGACGAACAGGGCAGGATCGTCCGCTACATCGGTATAAACGTTGACATTACCCGCCGCAAAGAGGATGAGGACCAGCGCCTGAAGCTTGAGGCACAACTGCAGCAGGCCCAGCGCCTGGAGGCCATAGGCACCCTGGCCGGCGGCATTGCCCATGACTTCAATAATATCCTTGGGGCGATTCTCGGTTATGCGGAGATGGCCAGAGATGACAGCCCGCCTGACTCATCGGTTGCCAGGGACCTCTCGGAGATCCTCAGTGCCGGGGCCAGGGCCAAGGACCTCATCAAACAGATTCTCGCCTTCAGCCGCCAAGTCAATACCGAACGGCGGTCGGTGCGGCCAGCGGTCATTGTCCATGAGGCGGTCAGGCTGTTGCGGCCGTCCCTGCCTTCGACGATCGAGATTAAGCAGGAGATCGACGAAGCTGCCGGGCCGGTTCTCGCCGATCCGACACAGCTGCATCAAATTCTCGTCAATCTCTGCACCAACGCCTTCCACGCCATGGAGGAAACCGGCGGCATCCTCCATATTTCCTTAAAGAATTCCGAATTGCGGCGGGAGGATTTGGGGCGGGAACCCCATGTCCGGCCCGGGGTGTTCGCCCATCTGTCGGTCAGTGATACCGGCACGGGGATTGCTCCGGAACTGGTCGCGAGGATATTTGAACCCTACTTCACCACCAAGGAGGTCGGCAAAGGAACCGGGATGGGGCTGGCCATCGTCCATGGCATTGTTCGGAGTTATGAAGGCTTTGTTTCCTGTTCCAGCCTTGTCGGCAAGGGGACCACCGTTCACGTGTACCTGCCGGTCATCGCTCCCGGGGCAATGGCCGCCGAGGAAGGAGAGGAATTGGTCCTTGCCGGCCGGGAGCGGATCCTCATCGTCGATGACGAGAAGATTCTCGCCGAGATGGGCAAAAACATGCTTGAGCGGCTTGGTTATGAGGTGACGGTGGAGACCAACAGCCTTGAAGCCATTGCCACGTTCTTTAAGGATCCGGACCAGTTCGACCTGATCCTTACCGATCAGACCATGCCCGGTATGACCGGTCTTGACCTGGCCATGCACATTCTCACGATCCGCCCCGATCTGCCGGTTATTCTGTGCACCGGCTACAGCACCCTGGTAACGGAAGAAAAGGCCAAGGCCGCCGGAATCAAGGGCTTTGCCATGAAGCCCCTGGCTAAGCGCGATATCGCCAGACTGATCAGAAAGGTTCTTGATGAAGGGAAGCGGTGA
- a CDS encoding DNA-binding protein, translating to MKFSQARQGRVFILRLEDGEIVHEVIEQFAVDQNITAAALTILGGADDGSKLVVGPLDDRGLPLHPMERVLEYAHEVSGTGTLFPDADGRPLLHMHMACGRQGETITGCIRSGVKVWRVMEVIILELLDTQARRLVEEPLGLKLLQP from the coding sequence ATGAAATTTTCGCAAGCCCGTCAGGGCCGGGTCTTTATTCTCCGCCTCGAAGACGGCGAGATCGTCCATGAGGTCATCGAACAGTTTGCCGTTGACCAGAATATTACCGCCGCCGCCCTGACCATCCTCGGTGGGGCCGATGACGGCAGCAAGCTGGTGGTCGGCCCCCTGGATGACCGGGGTTTGCCGTTGCATCCCATGGAGCGGGTACTGGAGTACGCCCATGAGGTCTCCGGAACCGGCACACTTTTTCCCGATGCCGACGGACGGCCCCTTCTCCATATGCATATGGCCTGCGGCCGTCAGGGCGAAACCATCACCGGCTGCATCCGCAGCGGCGTCAAGGTGTGGCGGGTCATGGAGGTGATCATCTTAGAGTTGCTCGACACCCAGGCCAGGCGCCTGGTCGAGGAGCCCCTCGGCTTGAAGCTGCTGCAGCCGTAA
- the speA gene encoding biosynthetic arginine decarboxylase: MSELSDLLERWGVEKSSELYRVAEWSGGYFRVSDKGDMLVQPSPNASDRAVSIPAIVEGLKERGLDMPVLLRIENILDSQISQLNETFIAAMKNLGYRGSFLGAYPIKVNQQKQVIDAMVHYGGPYHHGLEAGSKAELIAAMGMMADKEAPLICNGYKDEEFVDLALTAVKLGFRCILVVEMPSELPLIIERSRILGAKPVLGVRIKLSTQAGGHWAESGGERSIFGLNTTQLMDAVDLLVAEDMLHCLQMVHYHLGSQISNIREIRTAVNEACRVYAGLVREGAAMKYLDLGGGLAVDYDGSQSNFLSSRNYSLDEYCTDIIDAVMTTLDEQGIDHPIIITETGRALVAYYSVLLFNVLDRTLFEPDPLPSELPKDCHPQLANMLESLSGLSIRNIQETLNDTIFYRDEVRQLFNHGKITLRERALAENIFWTTLNRIRQTARELKNAPAEISEIERLLSDIYYCNFSLFQSLPDSWAIDQLFPVMPIHRLGEKPTRNAILADITCDCDGKIDRFVDRFGAKRFLPLHELKESEEYYLGVFLVGAYQETLGDLHNLLGDTNVVTVSIHEDGKFDFSGELEGDTVADILSYVEYDPKRLLMKFRKTAEMAVKEGLISPLERKTVMKIYEEGMRGYTYFEK, translated from the coding sequence GTGAGTGAATTGTCAGATTTATTAGAACGTTGGGGTGTTGAGAAGTCGTCCGAGCTGTACCGGGTGGCGGAGTGGAGCGGCGGCTATTTCCGGGTGTCGGACAAGGGCGATATGCTGGTGCAGCCTTCGCCGAACGCCAGTGATCGGGCGGTATCGATTCCGGCGATTGTTGAGGGTCTAAAGGAACGCGGCCTGGATATGCCGGTATTGCTGCGCATCGAGAACATCCTCGACTCGCAGATCTCCCAGCTCAATGAGACCTTTATCGCCGCCATGAAAAACCTCGGTTACCGGGGCAGCTTTCTTGGCGCCTATCCGATCAAGGTCAACCAGCAGAAACAGGTCATCGACGCCATGGTCCATTACGGCGGCCCCTACCATCATGGCCTTGAGGCCGGCAGCAAGGCCGAACTGATCGCCGCCATGGGGATGATGGCCGATAAGGAGGCACCGCTGATCTGCAACGGTTACAAGGATGAGGAATTTGTCGACCTGGCTCTCACCGCCGTGAAACTTGGCTTTCGCTGCATTCTCGTCGTCGAGATGCCCAGTGAGCTGCCGCTGATTATCGAACGGTCACGAATCCTCGGGGCCAAGCCGGTGCTCGGTGTGCGCATCAAGCTGTCCACCCAGGCCGGTGGCCACTGGGCGGAATCGGGCGGCGAACGCTCCATCTTCGGCCTGAATACCACCCAGCTCATGGATGCCGTCGACCTTCTGGTGGCGGAAGACATGCTGCATTGCCTGCAGATGGTCCATTATCATCTTGGCTCGCAGATCTCCAATATCCGCGAGATCCGCACCGCCGTCAATGAGGCCTGCCGGGTGTATGCAGGCCTGGTCCGGGAAGGGGCGGCAATGAAATATCTCGATCTCGGCGGCGGTCTGGCGGTGGACTACGACGGCTCCCAGTCGAATTTTCTCAGTAGTCGAAACTACTCCCTGGATGAATATTGCACCGATATCATCGATGCGGTCATGACCACCCTCGACGAGCAGGGTATTGACCATCCGATAATCATCACCGAAACCGGTCGAGCCCTGGTCGCCTATTACTCGGTGTTGCTCTTTAATGTCCTTGACCGCACTCTTTTTGAGCCGGATCCTCTCCCAAGTGAGTTACCCAAGGACTGCCACCCCCAGCTTGCTAATATGCTCGAATCGCTAAGCGGTCTGTCGATCCGCAATATCCAGGAAACCCTCAACGATACCATCTTCTATCGCGACGAGGTTCGCCAGCTGTTCAATCACGGCAAGATAACCCTTCGTGAGCGTGCACTCGCTGAAAACATCTTTTGGACGACGCTCAATCGCATCCGCCAGACCGCCCGGGAGCTGAAGAACGCCCCGGCGGAGATCTCCGAAATCGAGCGCCTGCTTTCTGATATCTATTACTGTAATTTCAGCCTGTTTCAGTCGCTACCGGACAGCTGGGCGATCGATCAGCTGTTTCCGGTCATGCCCATCCACCGCTTGGGCGAGAAGCCGACCCGTAACGCCATCCTTGCCGACATCACCTGCGACTGCGACGGCAAGATCGACCGTTTCGTCGACCGCTTCGGTGCTAAACGCTTTCTGCCACTGCACGAGCTGAAGGAGTCGGAGGAATACTACCTCGGGGTCTTTCTCGTAGGCGCCTACCAGGAGACCCTTGGCGACCTGCACAACCTGCTCGGTGACACCAACGTGGTGACGGTGAGCATCCACGAGGACGGCAAATTTGATTTTTCCGGCGAGCTGGAGGGCGACACGGTGGCCGATATCCTTTCCTATGTCGAGTACGACCCAAAACGACTGCTGATGAAGTTTCGGAAAACCGCCGAGATGGCAGTGAAGGAGGGGTTAATTTCACCCCTTGAGCGCAAAACCGTGATGAAGATCTATGAGGAAGGGATGCGTGGGTACACCTACTTTGAAAAGTAA
- a CDS encoding GNAT family N-acetyltransferase produces the protein MALTRIQLITDSAFAVEAGKFFSANVDLTYISHGEIIDGRAESFLSWSPQLESIFAADAKEAIGNAHTPGAEGLHLAALFIDETLVGLALFEYLSRRSARTVILQDIVIGKAHRGKRLGDQFLGWLENQFAAIGHVNRIFLESGHGNTGAHSFFERHGYTVSSIVMTKQMTR, from the coding sequence ATGGCTTTGACTAGAATCCAACTTATTACCGACTCAGCTTTTGCAGTCGAGGCCGGGAAATTTTTCTCAGCTAATGTTGATCTCACCTATATTTCGCATGGCGAGATCATTGACGGCCGAGCTGAAAGCTTTCTTTCATGGAGTCCTCAACTTGAATCGATCTTCGCTGCAGATGCCAAAGAAGCCATCGGTAATGCACACACACCGGGGGCAGAAGGATTACACCTGGCAGCCCTCTTTATAGACGAAACCTTGGTTGGTCTGGCTCTTTTCGAATATCTCAGTCGACGGAGTGCACGTACTGTCATTTTACAAGATATCGTGATAGGCAAAGCGCATCGAGGTAAGAGATTGGGCGATCAATTCCTTGGCTGGCTGGAGAACCAGTTTGCCGCTATCGGCCATGTTAACCGTATATTTCTTGAGAGTGGCCACGGTAATACAGGTGCACATAGCTTTTTTGAACGGCATGGCTATACCGTTTCTTCTATCGTCATGACCAAACAAATGACGCGCTAA
- the speB gene encoding agmatinase, with the protein MIKFGGIQDEYAAYQSASILLQSIPYDGTSTWGKGADEGFPAFIEASENMELYDIETDSEVYRKGIHIPSAITENATPERVYQTVFEQTNTLLETGKYLTFMGGEHSVSIGIIDAFRLRFKDLTVLQLDAHADLRPTYLGSAYNHACALHKASLETNLIQVGIRSMDSCEKPFVNPHKVFLAESIHATSDWIDKSIELMSNDVYLTIDLDVLDPSIMPATGTPEPGGLDWFTTIRYLKKVFACKNVVGFDIVEFAPIMGLTYPNFLVAKLYYKLLSYKFDKTDRL; encoded by the coding sequence ATGATAAAGTTCGGTGGAATTCAGGATGAATATGCTGCTTACCAGTCGGCATCCATCCTCCTACAATCAATACCTTACGATGGAACCAGCACCTGGGGGAAAGGTGCAGATGAAGGGTTTCCTGCATTTATCGAAGCTTCAGAAAACATGGAGCTGTACGACATTGAAACCGATTCCGAGGTTTATCGAAAAGGCATTCATATCCCTTCAGCGATAACTGAAAACGCCACACCTGAGCGGGTTTATCAGACTGTTTTTGAGCAGACTAACACCCTCCTGGAGACCGGAAAATATTTGACCTTCATGGGAGGGGAACATTCCGTCAGCATTGGTATTATTGATGCCTTTCGGCTTCGTTTCAAGGACTTGACAGTATTACAACTCGATGCCCATGCCGATCTTCGTCCCACATATCTCGGCTCGGCGTATAACCATGCCTGCGCACTGCATAAGGCCAGTTTGGAAACGAATCTTATCCAGGTAGGCATACGAAGCATGGATAGTTGCGAGAAGCCTTTTGTCAATCCACATAAAGTATTTCTTGCCGAATCCATTCATGCCACTTCTGATTGGATCGATAAATCAATTGAACTGATGTCCAACGATGTCTATCTCACCATTGATCTGGATGTGCTTGACCCATCCATTATGCCGGCCACAGGGACACCAGAACCGGGTGGACTAGATTGGTTTACCACAATTAGGTATCTGAAAAAGGTATTTGCATGTAAAAATGTGGTTGGTTTTGATATTGTCGAGTTCGCACCCATAATGGGATTGACATACCCAAATTTTCTGGTGGCGAAATTGTATTATAAATTACTCTCTTACAA